From Streptomyces sp. TLI_053, a single genomic window includes:
- the carA gene encoding glutamine-hydrolyzing carbamoyl-phosphate synthase small subunit, translating to MTAPVPTTQRQRRERVPAVLVLEDGRTFRGQAYGATGETYGEAVFNTGMSGYQETLTDPSYHRQVVVMTAPQIGNTGWNDEDDESKQIWVAGYVVRDPARVASNWRSRRSLDEELVNQGVVGISGIDTRALTRHLRERGAMRCGIFSGEALADPAALLAKVQSSPEMKGADLCAEVATTEPYVVPAIGAKRFTVAALDLGIKAMTPQRMAERGIEVHVLPANATIEDVYAVNPDGVFFSNGPGDPATADHQVAVAQGVLERKTPFFGICFGNQILGRALGFGTYKLKYGHRGINQPVQDRTTGKVEVTAHNHGFAVNAPLDKVSDTPYGRVEVSHVCLNDDVVEGLQALDVPAFSVQYHPEAAAGPHDAAYLFDRFVKLMEGPRA from the coding sequence ATGACCGCACCTGTCCCCACCACGCAGCGCCAACGGCGGGAGCGTGTGCCCGCTGTGCTCGTCCTGGAGGACGGCCGGACCTTCCGGGGCCAGGCCTACGGCGCGACCGGCGAGACCTACGGCGAGGCCGTCTTCAACACCGGCATGTCCGGCTACCAGGAGACCCTCACCGACCCCTCGTACCACCGCCAGGTGGTCGTGATGACCGCCCCCCAGATCGGCAACACCGGCTGGAACGACGAGGACGACGAGTCCAAGCAGATCTGGGTCGCCGGGTACGTCGTCCGCGACCCCGCCCGGGTCGCCTCCAACTGGCGCTCCCGCCGCTCGCTGGACGAGGAGCTGGTGAACCAGGGCGTCGTCGGCATCAGCGGCATCGACACCCGGGCCCTCACCCGCCACCTGCGCGAGCGCGGCGCCATGCGCTGCGGCATCTTCTCCGGCGAGGCGCTGGCCGACCCGGCGGCGCTGCTCGCCAAGGTGCAGTCCTCGCCCGAGATGAAGGGCGCCGACCTCTGCGCCGAGGTCGCCACCACCGAGCCGTACGTGGTGCCCGCGATCGGTGCGAAGCGCTTCACCGTCGCCGCCCTCGACCTCGGCATCAAGGCGATGACCCCGCAGCGGATGGCCGAGCGCGGCATCGAGGTGCACGTGCTGCCCGCGAACGCGACGATCGAGGACGTCTACGCCGTCAACCCCGACGGCGTGTTCTTCTCCAACGGCCCGGGCGACCCGGCGACCGCCGACCACCAGGTCGCCGTGGCGCAGGGCGTGCTGGAGCGGAAGACCCCGTTCTTCGGGATCTGCTTCGGCAACCAGATCCTCGGCCGCGCGCTGGGCTTCGGCACCTACAAGCTCAAGTACGGCCACCGCGGCATCAACCAGCCGGTGCAGGACCGCACCACCGGCAAGGTCGAGGTGACCGCCCACAACCACGGCTTCGCCGTGAACGCCCCGCTCGACAAGGTCAGCGACACGCCCTACGGCCGGGTCGAGGTCTCCCACGTCTGCCTCAACGACGATGTGGTCGAGGGCCTCCAGGCGCTGGACGTGCCCGCCTTCTCGGTGCAGTACCACCCGGAGGCCGCCGCAGGCCCGCACGACGCGGCGTACCTCTTCGATCGTTTCGTGAAGCTCATGGAGGGCCCGCGTGCCTAA
- the carB gene encoding carbamoyl-phosphate synthase large subunit, protein MPKRTDIKSVLVIGSGPIVIGQAAEFDYSGTQACRVLKAEGLRVVLVNSNPATIMTDPEIADATYVEPITPEFVEKIIAKERPDALLPTLGGQTALNTAISLHSAGTLEKYGVELIGADVEAINKGEDRELFKGVVEAVNAKIGHGESARSVICHTMDEVLAGVDTLGGYPVVVRPSFTMGGAGSGFAHDEDELRRIAGQGLTLSPTTEVLLEESILGWKEYELELMRDKSDNVVVVCSIENFDPMGVHTGDSITVAPAMTLTDREYQILRDIGIAVIREVGVDTGGCNIQFAVNPDDGRVIVIEMNPRVSRSSALASKATGFPIAKIAAKLAVGYTLDEIPNDITEQTPASFEPALDYVVVKVPRFAFEKFPSADATLTTTMKSVGEAMAMGRNFPEALQKALRSLEKKGSQFTWIGPVGDKAELLAKAVVPTDGRINTVMQAIRAGATPDEVFEFTKIDPWFVDQLFLLDEIATELAEAAELTPELLRHAKRHGFSDHQVGEIRGLRPDVVREVRHALGIRPVFKTVDTCAAEFAAKTPYFYSSYDEENEVAPRTKPAVIILGSGPNRIGQGIEFDYSCVHASFALAEAGYETVMVNCNPETVSTDYDTSDRLYFEPLTLEDVLEIVHAEKQAGPLAGVIVQLGGQTPLGLAQALKDNGVPIVGTQPEAIDLAEERGAFGRVLRDAGLPAPKHGTAFSFEEAKAIADEIGYPVLARPSYVLGGRGMEIVYDEESLASYLERHAGLISEHPVLIDRFLDDAVEIDVDALYDGTELYLGGVMEHIEEAGIHSGDSACALPPITLGGYDIKRLRASTEAIARGVGVRGLINIQFALSGDILYVLEANPRASRTVPFTSKATAVPLAKAAARVSLGATIAELRAEGMLPAEGDGGTLPADAPIAVKEAVMPWSRFRDVHGRGVDTVLGPEMRSTGEVMGLDRVFGTAYAKAQAGAYGALPTKGKVFVSVANRDKRNLVFPARALVSLGFEVLATAGTAEVLQRGGIPSTLVRKHSEGEGPNGERTIVQLIHDGEVDLIINTPYGTGGRLDGYEIRTAAVARAVPCLTTVQAMGAAVQGIDRLLRDEVGVMSLQEHAELINAGRAN, encoded by the coding sequence GTGCCTAAGCGCACTGACATCAAGTCCGTCCTGGTCATCGGGTCCGGCCCGATCGTGATCGGCCAGGCCGCCGAGTTCGACTACTCGGGCACGCAGGCGTGTCGCGTCCTCAAGGCCGAGGGCCTGCGGGTCGTCCTGGTGAACTCCAACCCGGCGACGATCATGACCGACCCGGAGATCGCCGACGCCACCTACGTCGAGCCGATCACCCCGGAGTTCGTCGAGAAGATCATCGCCAAGGAGCGCCCCGACGCCCTGCTGCCCACCCTGGGCGGCCAGACCGCGCTCAACACCGCGATCTCCCTGCACAGCGCCGGCACGCTGGAGAAGTACGGCGTCGAGCTGATCGGCGCCGACGTCGAGGCGATCAACAAGGGCGAGGACCGCGAGCTGTTCAAGGGCGTGGTCGAGGCCGTCAACGCCAAGATCGGCCACGGCGAGTCCGCCCGCTCGGTCATCTGCCACACCATGGACGAGGTGCTCGCCGGGGTCGACACCCTGGGCGGCTACCCGGTCGTCGTCCGCCCCTCCTTCACCATGGGCGGCGCCGGCTCCGGCTTCGCCCACGACGAGGACGAGCTGCGCCGCATCGCCGGCCAGGGCCTGACGCTCTCCCCGACCACCGAGGTGCTCCTCGAGGAGTCCATCCTCGGCTGGAAGGAGTACGAGCTCGAGCTGATGCGCGACAAGAGCGACAACGTCGTGGTCGTCTGCTCGATCGAGAACTTCGACCCGATGGGCGTGCACACCGGTGACTCGATCACCGTCGCCCCGGCGATGACGCTCACCGACCGCGAGTACCAGATCCTGCGCGACATCGGCATCGCCGTGATCCGCGAGGTCGGCGTCGACACCGGCGGCTGCAACATCCAGTTCGCCGTCAACCCCGACGACGGCCGGGTCATCGTCATCGAGATGAACCCGCGGGTGTCCCGCTCCTCGGCGCTGGCCTCCAAGGCGACCGGCTTCCCGATCGCCAAGATCGCCGCCAAGCTCGCCGTCGGCTACACCCTCGACGAGATCCCCAACGACATCACCGAGCAGACCCCGGCCTCCTTCGAGCCGGCCCTCGACTACGTCGTGGTCAAGGTGCCCCGGTTCGCGTTCGAGAAGTTCCCGAGCGCCGACGCCACCCTCACCACCACCATGAAGTCGGTGGGCGAGGCGATGGCCATGGGCCGCAACTTCCCCGAGGCGCTGCAGAAGGCGCTGCGCTCGCTGGAGAAGAAGGGCTCCCAGTTCACCTGGATCGGCCCGGTGGGCGACAAGGCCGAGCTGCTGGCCAAGGCGGTCGTGCCGACCGACGGCCGGATCAACACCGTGATGCAGGCCATCCGGGCCGGGGCCACCCCGGACGAGGTGTTCGAGTTCACCAAGATCGACCCGTGGTTCGTCGACCAGCTCTTCCTGCTCGACGAGATCGCCACCGAGCTGGCCGAGGCCGCCGAGCTCACCCCCGAGCTGCTGCGCCACGCCAAGCGGCACGGCTTCTCCGACCACCAGGTCGGCGAGATCCGCGGCCTGCGCCCGGACGTGGTCCGCGAGGTCCGGCACGCGCTGGGCATCCGCCCGGTGTTCAAGACCGTCGACACCTGCGCGGCCGAGTTCGCGGCCAAGACCCCGTACTTCTACTCGTCCTACGACGAGGAGAACGAGGTCGCCCCGCGCACCAAGCCCGCGGTGATCATCCTCGGCTCCGGCCCGAACCGCATCGGCCAGGGCATCGAGTTCGACTACTCCTGCGTGCACGCCTCCTTCGCGCTCGCCGAGGCCGGCTACGAGACCGTCATGGTCAACTGCAACCCGGAGACCGTCTCCACCGACTACGACACCTCCGACCGGCTCTACTTCGAGCCGCTCACCCTGGAGGACGTGCTCGAGATCGTCCACGCCGAGAAGCAGGCCGGACCGCTCGCCGGTGTGATCGTCCAGCTCGGCGGCCAGACCCCGCTCGGCCTGGCCCAGGCGCTCAAGGACAACGGCGTGCCGATCGTCGGCACCCAGCCCGAGGCCATCGACCTGGCCGAGGAGCGCGGCGCCTTCGGCCGGGTGCTGCGCGACGCGGGCCTGCCCGCGCCCAAGCACGGCACCGCCTTCTCCTTCGAGGAGGCCAAGGCCATCGCCGACGAGATCGGCTACCCGGTGCTCGCCCGCCCGTCCTACGTGCTGGGCGGCCGCGGCATGGAGATCGTCTACGACGAGGAGTCGCTCGCCTCCTACCTGGAGCGGCACGCCGGTCTGATCTCCGAGCACCCGGTGCTGATCGACCGCTTCCTCGACGACGCGGTGGAGATCGACGTCGACGCCCTCTACGACGGCACCGAGCTGTACCTCGGCGGCGTCATGGAGCACATCGAGGAGGCCGGCATCCACTCCGGCGACTCCGCCTGCGCCCTGCCGCCGATCACCCTCGGCGGGTACGACATCAAGCGGCTGCGCGCCTCCACCGAGGCCATCGCCCGCGGCGTCGGGGTGCGCGGTCTGATCAACATCCAGTTCGCGCTCTCCGGCGACATCCTGTACGTCCTGGAGGCCAACCCGCGCGCCTCGCGCACCGTGCCGTTCACCTCCAAGGCGACCGCGGTGCCGCTGGCCAAGGCCGCCGCCCGGGTCTCGCTCGGCGCCACCATCGCCGAGCTGCGCGCCGAGGGCATGCTCCCGGCCGAGGGCGACGGCGGCACCCTGCCCGCCGACGCCCCGATCGCGGTCAAGGAGGCCGTGATGCCGTGGAGCCGCTTCCGCGACGTCCACGGCCGCGGCGTGGACACCGTGCTCGGCCCGGAGATGCGCTCCACCGGCGAGGTCATGGGCCTGGACCGGGTCTTCGGCACCGCCTACGCCAAGGCCCAGGCCGGCGCCTACGGCGCGCTGCCGACCAAGGGCAAGGTCTTCGTCTCGGTCGCCAACCGCGACAAGCGCAACCTGGTCTTCCCGGCCCGCGCGCTGGTCAGCCTCGGCTTCGAGGTGCTCGCCACCGCCGGCACCGCCGAGGTCCTCCAGCGCGGCGGCATCCCGTCCACGCTGGTGCGCAAGCACAGCGAGGGCGAGGGCCCGAACGGCGAGCGGACCATCGTCCAGCTGATCCACGACGGCGAGGTCGACCTCATCATCAACACGCCGTACGGCACCGGCGGCCGCCTCGACGGCTACGAGATCCGCACCGCCGCCGTCGCCCGCGCGGTGCCCTGCCTGACCACCGTGCAGGCCATGGGCGCCGCCGTCCAGGGCATCGACCGGCTGCTGCGCGACGAGGTCGGCGTCATGTCGCTCCAGGAGCACGCCGAGCTGATCAACGCCGGCCGCGCCAACTAG